One Corynebacterium yudongzhengii DNA window includes the following coding sequences:
- a CDS encoding M48 family metallopeptidase, whose translation MAHIEVIRSAKRRKTVQARLEGDTVVVRIPARMSRAEEKEAVAEIVAKLRRKTHNAAPSNAELEARARRLNDKLLDGRARISSIRWVSNQNTRWGSCSTATGDIRISDRLKKVPDYVLDSVVVHELVHTFIPGHTREFHAWADRAPQAERARGYLEAYQRWGPSA comes from the coding sequence ATCGCGCATATCGAGGTCATCCGCTCAGCGAAGCGGCGCAAAACCGTGCAGGCCCGCCTCGAGGGGGACACGGTCGTCGTGCGTATCCCCGCGCGGATGAGTCGGGCGGAGGAGAAGGAGGCGGTGGCGGAGATCGTCGCCAAGCTGCGGCGCAAAACCCACAACGCCGCGCCTTCGAACGCTGAGCTCGAGGCCCGCGCCCGCCGCCTCAACGACAAGCTTCTCGACGGCCGCGCCCGCATCAGCTCGATCCGGTGGGTGAGTAACCAAAACACCCGGTGGGGGTCGTGTTCGACCGCCACCGGGGATATCCGGATCAGTGACCGTTTAAAGAAGGTGCCTGACTACGTGTTGGATTCGGTTGTGGTGCACGAGCTGGTGCACACCTTCATCCCTGGCCACACCCGAGAGTTTCACGCGTGGGCCGATAGGGCGCCACAGGCGGAGCGGGCCCGCGGCTACTTGGAGGCCTATCAGCGCTGGGGCCCTAGCGCTTAG
- a CDS encoding NAD(+) diphosphatase: protein MSNTARDLVLISPEGYILTDHGRPTTGQLPVDPGRLIRVDENTWAVRLTDREDAELRDAGLVHTAARSLLDDRRIARALALVDNRERVLFDPRDGSPVSFDADNIVARGEGGPIFPRIDPAVIGLITDPDDEYLLLGRKAGGEYYSLIAGYVEAGENLEEAFYREAFEETGRRIRNIIYRGSQPWPMGGSLMVGFEAITDDRDPQAATDGELDDVRWTDRPGLDNVPLAGPGSIARSLIDDWRNRTNEATNES, encoded by the coding sequence ATGAGTAATACCGCCCGTGACCTCGTCCTCATCAGCCCCGAGGGCTATATCCTCACCGACCACGGGCGCCCCACCACCGGCCAGCTCCCGGTCGATCCCGGCCGGCTCATCCGCGTCGACGAGAACACCTGGGCCGTCCGGCTTACCGATAGAGAAGACGCCGAGCTGCGCGACGCCGGGCTGGTACACACCGCAGCGCGTTCGCTTCTCGACGATCGCCGCATCGCTCGCGCCCTCGCCCTCGTGGACAACCGCGAGCGCGTGCTCTTCGACCCCCGCGACGGCTCGCCGGTGAGCTTCGATGCCGACAACATCGTCGCCCGCGGCGAGGGCGGGCCGATCTTCCCGCGCATTGACCCGGCCGTCATCGGGCTCATCACCGACCCGGATGATGAGTACCTGTTGCTCGGCCGCAAAGCCGGCGGCGAGTACTACTCCTTGATCGCCGGCTACGTCGAAGCCGGCGAGAACCTCGAGGAAGCCTTCTACCGCGAGGCCTTCGAAGAAACCGGCCGGCGCATCCGGAACATCATCTACCGGGGCAGCCAACCCTGGCCCATGGGTGGCTCCCTTATGGTGGGATTCGAAGCTATTACCGACGATCGCGACCCCCAAGCCGCCACCGACGGCGAGCTCGACGACGTCCGCTGGACCGACCGGCCAGGCCTCGATAACGTACCGCTGGCAGGCCCGGGCTCGATCGCTCGCAGCCTCATCGACGACTGGCGCAACCGCACAAACGAAGCCACCAACGAAAGCTAG
- a CDS encoding ATP-dependent helicase, which yields MINLDELDPDQRVAATAPRGPVCILAGAGTGKTRTITYRIAHLIDSGFVGQHRVLAVTFTSRAAGEMRDRLASMGIGAVQARTFHAAALRQLRYFWPQVAGDLPWTLIDNKFPLVGRAARSIGVDSTKENVRDLLSEIEWAKASLITADDYAEKISGTDRTPPMDPAKVAEVYRRYEQSKTSSEGMALDFDDLLLHVAGALENAPAVAEEFRSQYRSFVVDEYQDVTPLQQRVLNAWLGDRDDLTVVGDANQTIYSFTGASPQYLLNFSRTYDNATVVKLQRDYRSTPQITGLANTVIGQAKGRIAGTRLELRGMRDNGPEPSFASYDDEPTEAREVAGRILTLLNQGVPASEIAVLYRINAQSQVFEQALADAGIVYQVRGGEGFFERPEIQQAIRELTRATRRDDLPDDPVQIARAAFVPLGLSATEPEGAQARERWQSLNALVELVEEIVRTAEGIDLPGVLKDLRRRAESKQPPTVEGVTLASLHAAKGLEWDAVFLVGLVDNTLPISHAIKAGDSQIEEERRLFYVGITRAREHLHLSYALARQEGGRKTRSRSRFLDGIAPETAAEGPKSRRARPKRCRECGKPLNSPADKVLGRHESCPSAADNEVFEALRAWRAEEAREQGVPAYVVFSDATLMAIAEALPGNDNELLDVSGIGPVKVERYGADVLGVLYPFR from the coding sequence GTGATCAACCTCGACGAACTCGATCCCGATCAGCGCGTGGCGGCCACCGCCCCACGCGGACCCGTGTGCATCCTCGCCGGCGCCGGCACCGGCAAAACCCGCACGATTACCTACCGCATCGCGCATCTCATCGACTCCGGCTTCGTCGGCCAGCACCGCGTCCTCGCGGTGACGTTTACTTCTCGGGCGGCGGGGGAGATGCGCGATCGCCTGGCGTCCATGGGGATCGGCGCGGTGCAGGCGCGCACCTTCCACGCCGCCGCGCTGCGCCAGCTGCGCTACTTCTGGCCCCAGGTGGCCGGCGATCTGCCCTGGACGCTCATCGATAACAAGTTCCCCCTGGTGGGGCGGGCCGCGCGCAGCATCGGTGTCGATTCCACGAAAGAAAACGTCCGCGACCTGCTCAGCGAGATCGAATGGGCCAAAGCCTCTTTGATCACCGCGGATGACTACGCGGAGAAGATCTCTGGCACCGATCGCACGCCCCCGATGGACCCAGCGAAAGTCGCCGAGGTCTACCGCCGCTACGAGCAGTCCAAGACCAGCTCCGAGGGCATGGCCTTAGATTTCGACGACCTGCTCCTCCACGTCGCCGGGGCCCTCGAGAACGCTCCTGCGGTGGCGGAGGAGTTTCGCTCGCAGTACCGCAGCTTCGTGGTCGACGAGTACCAGGACGTCACCCCGCTGCAGCAACGCGTCCTCAACGCCTGGCTGGGAGATCGCGACGACCTCACCGTGGTCGGCGATGCGAATCAGACGATCTACTCATTCACCGGCGCCAGCCCGCAGTATCTTTTGAACTTTTCGCGGACATACGACAACGCGACCGTCGTCAAGCTGCAACGCGACTACCGCTCGACCCCGCAGATCACCGGCCTCGCCAACACGGTGATCGGCCAGGCGAAAGGCCGCATCGCCGGCACCCGCCTGGAGCTGAGGGGCATGCGCGATAACGGCCCCGAGCCCAGTTTTGCCTCCTACGACGACGAGCCCACCGAGGCCCGCGAGGTCGCCGGGCGGATCCTCACCCTGCTCAACCAGGGCGTGCCCGCCAGCGAAATCGCGGTGCTCTACCGCATCAACGCCCAGTCGCAGGTCTTCGAGCAAGCGCTTGCCGATGCCGGCATCGTCTACCAAGTCCGCGGCGGCGAAGGCTTCTTCGAGCGCCCCGAGATCCAGCAGGCCATCCGGGAACTCACCCGCGCTACCCGCCGCGACGACCTTCCCGACGACCCCGTGCAGATCGCCCGCGCCGCCTTCGTGCCCCTGGGGCTGTCCGCCACCGAACCCGAGGGCGCGCAAGCCCGTGAGCGCTGGCAATCGCTCAATGCGCTCGTCGAACTCGTCGAAGAGATCGTGCGCACGGCGGAAGGCATCGACTTACCCGGCGTGCTGAAAGACCTGCGCCGGCGCGCCGAATCCAAACAGCCGCCCACCGTGGAGGGCGTGACCCTGGCCAGCCTGCACGCCGCCAAGGGCCTGGAGTGGGACGCGGTGTTCCTGGTCGGGCTCGTCGATAATACCCTGCCGATCTCACATGCGATCAAAGCCGGCGATAGCCAGATCGAAGAGGAACGCCGCCTGTTCTACGTCGGCATTACCCGCGCCCGCGAGCATTTGCATCTCTCGTACGCGCTCGCCCGGCAGGAGGGCGGACGCAAAACGCGTAGCCGCTCGCGCTTTCTCGACGGCATCGCGCCCGAGACCGCCGCCGAGGGTCCGAAGAGCCGGCGCGCGCGGCCGAAGCGCTGCCGCGAGTGCGGCAAACCGCTGAACTCTCCGGCGGATAAGGTGCTCGGACGGCACGAGAGCTGCCCGAGTGCCGCCGATAACGAAGTCTTCGAGGCCTTGCGCGCATGGCGGGCCGAGGAGGCGCGGGAACAAGGGGTGCCGGCGTATGTGGTCTTCTCCGATGCCACGCTCATGGCGATCGCCGAGGCGCTGCCCGGCAATGACAACGAGCTTCTCGACGTCTCCGGCATCGGTCCCGTCAAGGTGGAGAGATACGGCGCCGACGTGCTCGGCGTTTTATATCCGTTCCGCTGA